A stretch of Brassica napus cultivar Da-Ae chromosome C6, Da-Ae, whole genome shotgun sequence DNA encodes these proteins:
- the LOC125588945 gene encoding protein WEAK CHLOROPLAST MOVEMENT UNDER BLUE LIGHT-like 2, which yields MVDDDKASNDFSLLPDLNDDFSTPFTSIEFDSSILDLINLEDGGETPNLLPEHNPFLESVNTYQEDEDQHFAVEAESPKVYIAPRTIINHHDSFSLDPRMDTIEDARISLPDSPRGSQDLTLSRLKVPGSPRALVLPRASGSPRFESPTSPALIDTAAPFESVKDAVSKFGGITDWKAHKIQTIEKRKTVDQELEKIQEDMPEYKKQAFVAEEAKQQVVMELERTKSVVEELKLELEKAEKEEQQAKQDSDLAKLRVEEMEQGIADESSIAVKTQLEVAKARHVSAVSELGVVREEIEMVSNEYESLLKEKEMATKKAEDSVLAAKDVEKQMTGLTIEVIATKELLESARAAHLEAEEKKLEAAMARDQDVYNREKELKMVEEEIERFRQEMHASDDVRIKIETASVLQQDLRAEITSYKDDNMMIGKRNNSDIQAAVDSARKELEQVKSNIGKAISEVKTLKIIVGSLQSELEREMKDLSETKQREALSVHRNSKEVREERCSEIAKKLQEANKEAEEATSLALAAQEELRKAKGESEEARAGVSAIESQLVEAKREMEAAKASEKLALAAIKALQETEYATKVEDISTPRSIIISVEEYYELSKQAHEVEEAANRKLAEIVSQIEVAKEEESRVLEKIEEVNRETAFQREKLKEAMDKVEKARDKKVNTDHELRKWSSENGKRSPMSSPEGGDKENHDLGKSKSALHSARSFAFGEEGSNNVGDSSIVTPETKKKKKRFSLLPKVFMFLSRKKSNK from the exons ATGGTGGATGATGATAAAGCCTCCAATGACTTTTCTTTACTACCTGATCTGAATGACGATTTTTCAACACCCTTCACCAGTATCGAATTCGATTCATCCATTCTTGATCTCATAAACTTGGAAGATGGAGGAGAGACACCAAATCTCTTACCAGAACATAACCCATTTCTTGAGTCTGTGAATACATATCAAGAAGATGAAGACCAACATTTTGCTGTTGAAGCAGAGTCTCCAAAGGTTTATATTGCACCAAGAACCATAATAAACCATCATGACTCGTTTTCGCTAGACCCTAGAATGGACACCATCGAAGATGCAAGGATTAGCTTGCCGGACTCACCTAGAGGAAGCCAAGATCTCACCCTCTCACGTCTTAAAGTTCCTGGTTCACCAAGAGCTCTCGTGCTTCCGAGAGCATCTGGATCTCCACGTTTCGAGTCTCCCACGAGTCCTGCTTTGATCGATACCGCTGCACCGTTCGAATCCGTCAAGGACGCAGTTTCAAAGTTTGGAGGAATCACAGATTGGAAAGCACATAAAATCCAGACAATAGAG AAACGTAAGACGGTGGATCAAGAGCTTGAGAAGATACAAGAGGATATGCCTGAGTACAAGAAACAAGCGTTTGTAGCGGAAGAGGCGAAACAGCAGGTGGTGATGGAGCTTGAGAGGACAAAGAGCGTCGTCGAAGAGCTAAAACTGGAGCTAGAAAAGGCTGAGAAAGAGGAACAACAAGCTAAACAAGACTCTGATCTCGCGAAGCTGAGAGTGGAGGAGATGGAGCAAGGGATAGCTGATGAGTCTAGTATTGCAGTCAAAACGCAGCTTGAGGTGGCTAAAGCGAGGCATGTGTCAGCTGTTTCTGAGCTAGGAGTTGTAAGAGAAGAGATAGAAATGGTCTCTAATGAGTACGAATCTCtgctgaaagaaaaagaaatggcAACGAAAAAAGCAGAGGACTCTGTTTTGGCAGCTAAAGATGTGGAGAAACAGATGACAGGTTTGACAATAGAGGTGATTGCCACCAAGGAGTTGTTGGAGTCAGCGCGTGCAGCTCACCTCGAAGctgaagaaaagaaattagAAGCAGCCATGGCTCGGGACCAGGACGTTTACAACCGGGAGAAAGAACTGAAAATGGTGGAAGAGGAGATCGAGAGGTTTAGACAAGAGATGCATGCGTCAGATGATGTGAGAATCAAAATAGAGACTGCTTCTGTACTTCAGCAAGATTTGAGGGCCGAGATAACATCTTACAAAGATGACAACATGATGATCGGAAAGAGAAACAACAGTGACATACAAGCAGCGGTTGATTCCGCAAGGAAAGAGCTTGAACAAGTTAAGTCCAATATTGGGAAAGCAATCTCCGAGGTGAAAACACTGAAGATAATCGTCGGATCATTGCAGTCTGAACTTGAAAGAGAGATGAAAGATCTCTCTGAAACCAAACAAAGAGAAGCTCTTTCAGTTCATAGAAACAGCAAAGAAGTAAGAGAGGAGAGATGTTCAGAAATAGCCAAGAAGTTACAAGAAGctaacaaagaagcagaagaggCAACGTCACTAGCCTTAGCTGCTCAAGAGGAACTGAGAAAGGCGAAGGGAGAGTCGGAAGAAGCGAGGGCAGGAGTCTCTGCAATAGAAAGTCAGTTAGTTGAGGCGAAAAGGGAAATGGAAGCGGCAAAAGCTTCTGAGAAGTTGGCCTTAGCTGCGATAAAAGCATTGCAAGAGACTGAATATGCTACAAAGGTTGAAGACATTAGTACACCAAGAAGTATAATAATATCCGTGGAGGAATATTATGAGCTAAGCAAGCAGGCACATGAGGTAGAGGAAGCAGCCAATAGAAAGTTAGCAGAGATCGTCTCTCAGATCGAGGTGGCTAAGGAAGAGGAATCAAGAGTCTTGGAAAAGATAGAGGAAGTGAATAGAGAAACAGCTTTTCAAAGGGAAAAGCTAAAGGAAGCAATGGACAAAGTAGAGAAGGCTAGAGATAAGAAGGTTAACACGGATCACGAATTGCGAAAATGGAGTTCAGAGAACGGGAAGAGAAGCCCCATGTCTAGTCCAGAGGGTGGGGACAAGGAGAATCATGACTTAGGCAAGTCGAAATCGGCTTTGCATTCAGCAAGATCATTTGCATTTGGTGAAGAAGGAAGCAACAATGTTGGAGATAGTAGTATTGTGACAcctgaaacaaagaagaaaaagaagaggttTTCTTTGCTGCCAAAGGTCTTCATGTTCTTGTCCAGAAAGAAATCGAACAAGTGA